A single Brevundimonas sp. M20 DNA region contains:
- a CDS encoding glycoside hydrolase family 3 protein, producing the protein MPASRRALVSAIALSAVLAGCASTGGPSPRAAVADPAVWPVAASPAAITDAATEARIDALMARMTLEEKVGQLIQADIASITPADLATYPIGSILAGGNSAPAGNERAPLQDWVSLSRAFRDAAAARPGAAVPLMFGIDAVHGHNNIVGATLFPHNIGLGAARDPDLIRRIGAATAQEVAASGADWTFGPTLAVPRNDRWGRAYEGYGENPEIVVSYAGPMTLGLQGALVPGRPLGPDHIAGSAKHFLADGGTAGGVDQGDAVIPEAELVAIHAQGYVPAIDAGVLTVMASFSSWNGVKITGNRSLLTDVLKDRMGFEGFVVGDWNAHGQIPGCGNESCPEAINAGLDMFMAPDSWRGLYANTLAQARSGQIPQARVDDAVRRILRVKFKLGVFDRDRSLEGRADILGSPAHRALAREAVRKSLVLLKNNGVLPLRPGARVLVAGDAADSIGQASGGWTVTWQGADTTNADFPGGTSIWAGLEAAVKASGGQAELSADGDWRTRPDVAIVVFGETPYAEFQGDIETLDFGPETPLALLRRYKAAGIPTVSVFLSGRPLWTNPEINASDAFVAAWLPGTEGGGVADVLVAGPDGRTRFDFSGRLSFSWPKSAAQEVLNVGTPGYDPQFSYGYGLSYARPAFVGRLSEEAGVAPGRGNADRYYADGRVLPPWSLILRDEGGDSRAGAILAAASPRGRVSVRPTDGSAQESAAALAFSDRAEMRITGPTVDLSRQRNGDMVLGLSVRLDGPLSGPLELGFGRDWIDLAPLLADARPGVWTAIRIPLACFNPDRAGVTAVDTPFALRSSGAARISVEDIGLLSRTSDARCPG; encoded by the coding sequence ATGCCCGCGTCCCGTCGAGCGCTCGTCTCCGCTATCGCGCTGTCCGCCGTCCTGGCCGGCTGCGCCTCGACCGGCGGGCCTTCGCCGAGAGCCGCTGTCGCCGATCCCGCCGTCTGGCCGGTCGCCGCCAGCCCGGCGGCGATCACCGACGCCGCGACCGAGGCCCGTATCGACGCCCTGATGGCGCGCATGACGCTGGAGGAGAAGGTCGGGCAGTTGATTCAGGCCGACATCGCCTCAATTACCCCGGCGGATCTCGCGACCTACCCGATCGGCTCGATCCTGGCGGGAGGCAACTCGGCGCCCGCGGGTAACGAGCGCGCGCCCCTTCAGGACTGGGTCTCGCTGTCCCGGGCGTTCCGCGACGCGGCGGCGGCCCGGCCCGGGGCGGCGGTCCCTCTGATGTTCGGCATCGACGCGGTCCACGGGCACAACAATATCGTCGGCGCCACCCTGTTTCCGCACAACATCGGCCTGGGGGCCGCGCGCGACCCGGATCTGATCCGGCGCATCGGTGCGGCGACCGCACAGGAAGTCGCCGCCTCGGGCGCGGACTGGACTTTCGGGCCCACACTGGCGGTGCCGCGCAACGACCGGTGGGGGCGCGCCTATGAAGGTTACGGCGAAAATCCCGAGATTGTCGTCAGCTATGCCGGGCCGATGACCCTCGGCCTGCAGGGGGCTCTTGTCCCCGGCCGCCCGCTCGGCCCTGACCACATCGCCGGATCGGCCAAGCATTTCCTCGCCGACGGCGGCACCGCCGGGGGGGTGGACCAGGGCGACGCCGTCATTCCGGAAGCCGAACTCGTCGCCATTCACGCCCAGGGCTATGTCCCCGCCATTGACGCCGGCGTGCTGACGGTGATGGCGTCGTTCTCCAGCTGGAACGGCGTCAAGATCACCGGAAACCGTTCCCTGCTCACCGACGTCCTGAAGGACCGGATGGGGTTCGAGGGCTTCGTCGTCGGCGACTGGAATGCTCACGGACAGATCCCGGGTTGCGGCAATGAAAGCTGTCCCGAGGCGATCAACGCCGGGCTGGACATGTTCATGGCGCCCGACAGCTGGCGCGGGCTGTACGCAAACACCCTGGCCCAGGCGCGCTCAGGGCAGATACCGCAGGCGCGCGTTGACGATGCGGTGCGCCGGATTCTCCGGGTGAAGTTCAAGCTGGGGGTGTTTGATCGTGACCGATCGCTGGAGGGCCGTGCTGACATCCTGGGCTCGCCGGCCCACCGCGCGTTGGCGCGCGAGGCGGTCCGCAAATCCCTCGTCCTGCTCAAGAACAATGGCGTGCTCCCCCTCCGGCCCGGCGCCCGCGTTCTCGTCGCCGGAGATGCGGCGGACTCGATCGGCCAGGCCTCCGGCGGCTGGACGGTGACCTGGCAGGGGGCGGACACCACCAATGCTGACTTCCCCGGCGGAACCTCCATATGGGCCGGTCTCGAGGCGGCGGTGAAAGCGAGCGGGGGACAGGCCGAACTCAGCGCCGACGGGGATTGGCGGACGCGTCCGGACGTCGCCATCGTCGTGTTTGGAGAGACGCCCTACGCGGAGTTTCAGGGCGATATCGAGACCCTCGACTTTGGTCCGGAGACGCCGCTGGCGCTTCTGAGGCGCTACAAGGCCGCCGGTATTCCGACGGTCTCCGTCTTCCTGAGCGGTCGCCCGCTCTGGACCAATCCGGAGATCAACGCCTCGGACGCCTTTGTCGCGGCCTGGCTCCCCGGAACGGAGGGCGGGGGCGTCGCCGATGTCCTGGTCGCCGGGCCCGATGGCCGCACGCGCTTCGACTTCTCCGGCCGATTGTCTTTCTCGTGGCCGAAGAGCGCCGCGCAGGAGGTGCTGAACGTCGGAACGCCGGGCTATGACCCCCAATTCTCCTATGGCTACGGCCTCAGCTACGCCCGGCCGGCGTTTGTTGGCCGTCTTTCCGAAGAGGCCGGCGTCGCGCCGGGTCGCGGGAACGCCGACCGCTACTATGCTGACGGTCGGGTGTTGCCGCCCTGGTCGCTCATTCTTCGGGACGAGGGCGGCGACAGTCGGGCGGGAGCCATCCTGGCGGCGGCGAGTCCCCGCGGGCGTGTGAGCGTTCGCCCGACCGACGGCTCGGCCCAGGAGAGCGCGGCCGCCCTTGCGTTCAGCGACAGGGCGGAAATGAGGATCACCGGACCCACGGTCGATTTGTCACGTCAACGTAATGGGGACATGGTCCTGGGGCTGTCCGTTCGACTGGATGGTCCGCTGTCCGGGCCGCTCGAACTCGGTTTTGGCCGCGACTGGATTGATCTCGCACCCCTGCTGGCTGACGCCAGACCGGGGGTCTGGACAGCGATCCGCATTCCGCTGGCCTGTTTCAATCCAGACCGGGCGGGCGTGACCGCCGTCGATACGCCGTTCGCCCTGCGGTCGTCGGGCGCTGCGCGGATTTCGGTGGAGGATATCGGCCTGCTCAGTCGCACCAGCGATGCGCGGTGCCCGGGATAG
- a CDS encoding glycoside hydrolase family 5 protein, whose amino-acid sequence MFRPLGQILLAIALCLASLSTVTAAERPTAREAADGMGKGFNLGQMFESSQHPPTLLTARPKIDAYYARGFRVVRIPVTWTESVHGSTLADPDTGRLDPDSSRLAQLEAVVDYALSRPGLYVVLNAHHETRLKDGARGEVLAALWADISARFADRDGRLIFEILNEPHLSDKTAMAPASLRAITGLAYARIRQNDPRRLVVIGGNQWFGAHEMALTWPDLAAVGGGQDRYLMATFHHYDPWTFSGDNQGDYADAWTDANIADPMATMAAWASTIGGGMPVFIGEWGVGWKSTLPAMDCNNIRLWYSRFDVVHARAFQMPTAVWDDGGWFQLYDHDTGAFSSNLIDCLDGACLWTGGERFGPNCG is encoded by the coding sequence ATGTTCCGTCCACTGGGCCAGATCTTGCTGGCGATCGCCCTGTGCCTCGCCTCCCTCTCGACAGTGACGGCGGCGGAGCGTCCCACCGCGCGCGAGGCGGCGGACGGCATGGGCAAGGGCTTCAATCTCGGACAGATGTTCGAGAGCAGCCAGCATCCGCCGACGCTCCTGACCGCCCGTCCCAAGATCGACGCCTATTATGCCCGGGGCTTCCGCGTGGTGCGTATCCCGGTGACCTGGACGGAGTCCGTCCACGGCTCGACCCTGGCCGATCCTGACACCGGCCGCCTCGATCCGGACTCGTCGCGGCTGGCCCAGCTCGAGGCCGTCGTCGACTACGCCCTGTCCCGTCCCGGACTTTATGTCGTCCTCAACGCCCACCATGAAACCCGCTTGAAGGACGGCGCGCGGGGAGAAGTGCTCGCGGCGCTCTGGGCCGACATCAGCGCCCGGTTCGCCGACCGGGACGGGCGGCTGATCTTCGAAATCCTGAACGAGCCCCATCTCAGCGACAAGACGGCGATGGCGCCGGCCTCCCTGCGGGCGATAACCGGTCTGGCCTATGCGCGCATCCGCCAGAACGATCCGCGACGGCTGGTGGTGATCGGCGGAAACCAGTGGTTCGGCGCGCATGAAATGGCCTTGACCTGGCCCGACCTGGCCGCCGTTGGCGGTGGACAGGACCGCTATCTGATGGCGACCTTCCACCACTACGATCCCTGGACCTTCAGCGGCGACAATCAGGGCGACTATGCCGACGCATGGACCGACGCGAACATCGCCGATCCGATGGCGACGATGGCCGCCTGGGCCTCCACCATCGGCGGGGGCATGCCGGTCTTCATCGGCGAATGGGGCGTCGGCTGGAAGAGCACCCTGCCCGCCATGGACTGCAACAACATCAGGCTCTGGTACTCGCGTTTTGATGTCGTCCACGCGCGCGCCTTCCAGATGCCCACGGCGGTCTGGGACGATGGCGGCTGGTTCCAGCTCTACGATCACGACACCGGAGCGTTCTCCAGCAACCTGATCGACTGCCTCGACGGCGCCTGCCTCTGGACAGGCGGCGAACGCTTCGGCCCGAACTGCGGCTGA
- a CDS encoding MFS transporter: MDPGPDPETPVSISFIALLTWANIGAFIAFVPLLSLLVPLRAEVLAPADKVGLLSQVALWGAVAASLANMAVGWASDRTRHRWGRRRPWIAAGLAGLVLAYALIAVAASPGALIVGVVAFQVAFNMMFAPLTATLADRVPDRQKGRVSAFLGLAAPMGAVSGVLITAPGDGVLRMALLTGLVLTGVLPFLLAYREPVRPAPESTVASRGALSADFGFAWTSRFCLQIAASVVNAYMLYYLADYARYAERFPGSTVESGLARLIALSTVLIVAAGFLGGLASDRLNRRRAFILLAAALMAAGLSVFAIWPDWPGPLVGYALYGVGFGIYSTVDAALVAQVLPSRRDAARDLGVMNLTNTLPAVLAPLLALVALGPDRQGWPILMGAAALIAVLGGLTVLGVRRVR; this comes from the coding sequence GTGGATCCCGGGCCTGACCCCGAAACGCCTGTCAGCATCAGCTTTATCGCCCTGCTGACCTGGGCCAACATCGGCGCCTTTATCGCCTTCGTACCGCTTCTGAGCCTTCTCGTGCCGTTGCGCGCGGAGGTGCTGGCGCCCGCCGACAAGGTCGGCCTGCTCAGTCAGGTCGCCCTCTGGGGCGCGGTCGCCGCCAGCCTGGCCAATATGGCGGTGGGCTGGGCGAGTGACCGGACGCGGCACCGCTGGGGCCGCCGCCGCCCATGGATCGCCGCCGGACTGGCCGGGCTCGTTCTTGCTTACGCCCTGATCGCCGTCGCGGCGTCGCCCGGCGCCCTGATCGTCGGCGTCGTGGCTTTTCAGGTGGCCTTCAACATGATGTTCGCGCCCCTGACCGCCACCCTGGCGGATCGGGTGCCGGACCGGCAGAAGGGACGCGTCTCGGCCTTTCTCGGACTGGCCGCTCCCATGGGCGCGGTGAGCGGCGTCCTGATCACGGCGCCGGGAGACGGGGTGCTGCGAATGGCCTTGCTGACCGGTCTGGTTCTGACCGGCGTTCTGCCCTTCCTGCTGGCTTATCGGGAGCCGGTTCGCCCCGCCCCCGAAAGCACGGTCGCGAGCCGCGGCGCGCTTTCCGCCGACTTCGGCTTCGCCTGGACCTCGCGTTTCTGCCTCCAGATCGCGGCCAGCGTCGTGAACGCCTACATGCTCTACTATCTGGCGGACTACGCCCGCTATGCGGAGCGATTCCCCGGATCGACCGTCGAGTCGGGACTGGCGCGCTTGATCGCCCTGTCGACGGTGCTGATCGTGGCGGCGGGCTTCCTGGGAGGGCTGGCCTCGGACCGTTTGAACCGCCGCCGCGCCTTCATTCTTCTGGCCGCGGCCCTGATGGCCGCGGGTCTTTCGGTGTTCGCGATCTGGCCTGACTGGCCCGGACCGCTGGTCGGCTACGCCCTGTATGGGGTGGGATTCGGCATTTACAGCACGGTGGACGCGGCCCTGGTCGCGCAGGTGCTGCCCTCGCGCCGTGACGCCGCGCGGGATCTCGGCGTAATGAACCTGACCAACACCCTTCCGGCGGTTCTGGCGCCTCTGCTTGCCCTGGTCGCGCTGGGGCCGGACCGACAGGGCTGGCCGATCCTTATGGGCGCCGCCGCCCTTATCGCCGTACTAGGCGGCTTGACCGTTCTGGGCGTGCGTCGTGTGCGTTGA
- a CDS encoding TonB-dependent receptor, which produces MIEFKRSLLLGCASLALSAGVAAAQTAPEATQTRPQPATQEEAADLGEVVVTAERREQTLQNYAGVAQAISGEDLRAVGIDQIEDLQSAVPGLSIANQEGNVQIYIRGVGTANNTELGDPSAATHLNGVYLPRPRGLGGLFFDLARVEVAKGPQGTLRGRNAVAGTLNIIPNMPRLGVSEGFVQGEVGNLDTYGYEGAVNMPIGEDQALRLAVYGVDRGTAYENVGNDQSLDPTGEQQLFSARATYLYQPNDRFRLTFMGDFESERGTGYPATNVRNGLVGGGTPDQLELREVLYRGPQGLVENDNWGLALNASYDFGPAVLEYTASRRSVDYYQVNAANEGVVRPGYGAGDVDYDNFGTQYWLTLSESDVHELRLSSAPDAEVVWSTGLFYFKESQQVGFLSVVDKGQFYSGTEFTFPDVQADSFAAYFDITYPVTDQLRLKAGYRYTEENKSRRGIGGNWSLGLGSEAFNCCFTSRLGTEGFRPIFTGRDSYAPPTPGDNAAAARYFAGAFRPGARDTFLDQIAGVADGSRPNGTCINRPDTQPGGGGQVCPANGQHSFFQITAPGEQVGSYEDSFSDYRLGFEYDLTPDNLFYGTVSTGHKSGGFNDTIVVNGVSTAPTFAPESVTLFELGTKNTFRPATGRIDVNANIFFYDYADQVFQTLVSLGTGPGGASAGFSQQNINVAQSTIQGFELETRFDLPFGMRLDIIGAYIDAQADEGSLTDTRGTDYGDGTPNFNIDIGGNDLPNVSKVNLNAHLQQTMDLFGGRADFHLLANYRSSYYLNIYNELPVIQFTARPGDAAGQAAYDAFKASVAGTTIDPTAPLTSPYLRSTEARDGGFWGRQGGYVTVNLGAGWEPSSGRYRVEGYVNNVFDETVVEKQLVSDQVVNVLFLNQPRTFGVRLRANF; this is translated from the coding sequence ATGATCGAATTCAAACGCTCGCTGCTGCTCGGTTGCGCGTCGTTGGCTCTGAGCGCGGGCGTCGCCGCGGCCCAGACAGCTCCCGAGGCCACCCAGACGCGTCCGCAGCCGGCGACGCAGGAAGAGGCGGCTGACCTGGGCGAAGTCGTGGTCACCGCCGAGCGTCGCGAACAAACGCTGCAGAACTACGCCGGCGTCGCCCAGGCGATCTCGGGCGAGGACCTCCGGGCGGTCGGCATCGACCAGATCGAGGATCTGCAGTCGGCTGTGCCCGGCCTGTCGATCGCCAACCAGGAAGGCAACGTCCAGATCTACATCCGGGGTGTCGGCACGGCCAACAACACCGAGCTGGGCGACCCTTCGGCGGCGACCCACCTCAACGGCGTCTACCTGCCGCGTCCCCGGGGTCTGGGCGGTCTCTTCTTCGACCTCGCCCGCGTCGAGGTCGCCAAGGGACCGCAAGGCACCCTGCGGGGCCGCAACGCCGTCGCCGGCACGCTGAACATCATCCCCAATATGCCGCGGCTCGGCGTGAGCGAGGGCTTTGTTCAGGGCGAGGTCGGCAATCTGGACACCTACGGCTACGAAGGCGCCGTCAACATGCCGATCGGCGAGGATCAGGCCCTTCGTCTGGCGGTCTACGGAGTGGATCGCGGCACGGCCTACGAGAACGTCGGCAACGATCAGAGTCTGGATCCGACCGGCGAGCAGCAGCTGTTCTCCGCTCGCGCCACCTACCTTTACCAGCCCAATGACCGCTTCCGCCTGACCTTCATGGGCGACTTCGAGTCCGAGCGCGGCACCGGCTATCCGGCGACGAACGTGCGCAACGGCCTGGTCGGCGGCGGCACGCCGGACCAGTTGGAATTGCGCGAGGTTCTCTACCGGGGGCCTCAGGGCCTGGTGGAGAATGACAACTGGGGTCTGGCGCTCAACGCCTCCTATGATTTCGGCCCGGCTGTGCTTGAGTACACCGCCAGCCGACGCAGCGTGGACTACTATCAGGTCAATGCGGCCAACGAGGGCGTGGTGCGTCCCGGATACGGCGCGGGCGATGTGGACTACGACAATTTCGGCACCCAGTACTGGCTGACCCTGTCCGAATCCGATGTGCACGAGCTGCGCCTGTCCTCCGCGCCCGACGCCGAGGTGGTCTGGTCGACCGGCCTGTTCTACTTCAAGGAAAGCCAGCAGGTCGGCTTCCTGTCGGTGGTCGACAAGGGACAGTTCTATTCCGGAACCGAGTTCACCTTCCCGGACGTGCAGGCCGATTCGTTCGCCGCCTATTTTGACATCACCTATCCCGTGACGGATCAGCTGCGCCTGAAGGCCGGCTATCGCTACACGGAGGAGAACAAGTCCCGGCGCGGCATCGGCGGCAACTGGTCGCTCGGCCTCGGGTCGGAAGCCTTCAACTGCTGCTTCACCTCCCGTCTGGGCACGGAGGGTTTCCGCCCGATCTTCACAGGTCGGGACAGCTACGCTCCGCCGACCCCGGGCGATAACGCCGCGGCGGCGCGCTACTTCGCCGGCGCCTTCCGGCCCGGCGCGCGCGACACCTTCCTGGACCAGATCGCGGGGGTGGCCGACGGCTCGCGCCCCAACGGCACCTGCATCAACCGTCCGGACACCCAGCCGGGCGGCGGCGGGCAGGTCTGCCCCGCCAACGGCCAGCACAGCTTCTTCCAGATCACGGCCCCGGGCGAGCAGGTCGGCTCCTACGAGGACTCGTTCAGCGACTATCGCCTGGGCTTCGAGTACGATCTCACCCCCGACAACCTGTTCTACGGAACCGTCTCGACGGGTCACAAGTCCGGCGGATTCAACGACACCATCGTCGTCAACGGCGTCTCGACCGCACCGACGTTCGCGCCGGAATCGGTGACACTGTTCGAGCTGGGCACGAAGAACACCTTCCGTCCCGCGACCGGCCGGATCGACGTCAACGCCAACATCTTCTTCTATGACTACGCCGACCAGGTCTTCCAGACCCTGGTATCGCTCGGCACGGGCCCGGGCGGGGCCAGCGCCGGCTTCTCGCAGCAGAACATCAACGTCGCCCAATCGACCATCCAGGGCTTCGAGCTCGAGACCCGCTTCGACCTGCCGTTCGGCATGCGGCTGGACATCATCGGCGCCTATATCGACGCCCAGGCGGACGAAGGGTCGCTGACGGACACCCGCGGCACCGACTACGGCGACGGCACGCCCAATTTCAACATCGATATCGGGGGCAACGACCTGCCGAACGTGTCGAAGGTGAATCTGAACGCTCACCTGCAGCAGACGATGGATCTGTTCGGCGGCCGGGCGGACTTCCACCTGCTGGCCAACTACCGCTCGTCCTACTACCTCAACATCTACAATGAGCTTCCGGTGATCCAGTTCACCGCGCGGCCCGGAGATGCGGCGGGGCAGGCGGCCTATGACGCCTTCAAGGCGTCGGTGGCGGGAACCACGATTGATCCGACCGCGCCCTTGACCAGCCCCTATCTGCGCAGCACCGAAGCCCGCGACGGCGGCTTCTGGGGGCGGCAGGGCGGCTATGTGACGGTCAACCTCGGCGCCGGCTGGGAGCCGTCCAGCGGTCGTTACCGCGTCGAGGGCTATGTGAACAACGTATTCGACGAGACCGTCGTTGAGAAGCAGCTGGTGTCCGATCAGGTCGTCAATGTGCTGTTCCTGAACCAGCCGCGCACCTTCGGCGTGCGTCTGCGCGCCAACTTCTAG
- a CDS encoding LacI family DNA-binding transcriptional regulator, whose protein sequence is MSATIYDVAALAGVSIKSVSRVLNREPNVRPALAAKVRAAVETLDYRPNLSARTLAGASSYLIAAFVDAELTLEHWRSGRGNDYLSRLEYGALVECRRADHYLMVELIDYGSQSLETRLSSLLRALRPDGVLLTPPNSDDPRVMDVLERHGTPFVRLGAETHPERGMRVFMDDRQAAGDMTDHLIALGHRKIGFVSGPASYAASRRRQEGFETALRARGLEAPARLIVEGDFTFESGRRAGEQLLGLGLPDRPTAIFASNDDMALGVLNAAVAMGVRIPEDVAVSGFDDTPSAMLSTPPLTTIRQPVTEMAAAATRLLLPGSRGAPGQAEEVSYSLIVRRSSQGTP, encoded by the coding sequence ATGAGCGCGACGATCTACGATGTCGCCGCCCTTGCCGGGGTGTCCATCAAATCCGTGTCCCGCGTCCTCAACCGTGAACCCAATGTCCGCCCCGCCCTCGCGGCGAAGGTCCGCGCGGCGGTTGAAACCCTCGATTATCGCCCCAATCTGTCGGCGCGGACGCTGGCGGGAGCCTCTTCCTACCTGATCGCCGCCTTCGTCGACGCCGAGCTGACGCTCGAGCACTGGCGTAGCGGTCGGGGCAACGACTATCTGAGCCGTCTGGAGTACGGCGCGCTCGTGGAGTGCCGCCGGGCCGACCACTACCTCATGGTCGAACTGATCGACTACGGCTCGCAGAGTCTGGAGACCCGCCTGTCGTCCCTCCTGCGGGCGCTCCGCCCGGACGGCGTTCTGCTGACGCCGCCGAACTCGGATGATCCCCGGGTGATGGACGTTCTGGAACGCCACGGGACGCCCTTCGTCCGCCTTGGCGCGGAAACCCATCCCGAGCGGGGCATGCGTGTCTTCATGGACGATCGTCAGGCCGCCGGCGACATGACCGACCACCTGATCGCCCTCGGGCACCGGAAGATCGGCTTCGTGTCCGGACCGGCGAGCTACGCCGCCAGCCGTCGGCGTCAGGAGGGATTCGAGACGGCTCTCAGGGCCCGGGGACTGGAGGCACCCGCCCGGCTGATCGTCGAGGGAGACTTCACCTTCGAATCCGGGCGGCGGGCAGGGGAGCAACTGCTCGGTCTCGGTCTGCCGGACAGGCCCACGGCGATCTTCGCCAGCAACGACGACATGGCCCTTGGCGTTCTCAACGCGGCGGTCGCCATGGGGGTACGGATTCCGGAGGATGTGGCCGTGTCCGGGTTCGATGATACGCCCAGCGCCATGTTGAGCACTCCGCCGCTGACCACCATCCGTCAGCCCGTCACCGAGATGGCGGCCGCGGCCACCCGGCTGCTCCTCCCCGGAAGCCGCGGCGCTCCCGGGCAGGCCGAGGAAGTGTCCTATTCCCTTATAGTCCGGCGCTCGTCCCAAGGGACGCCGTGA
- a CDS encoding 5'-methylthioadenosine/S-adenosylhomocysteine nucleosidase (Enables the cleavage of the glycosidic bond in both 5'-methylthioadenosine and S-adenosylhomocysteine) — MSGAWRMERYGDVSVLCVMAAPAEYGVHLKARIQPLMTGIGPVEGAIALTAELARLEARGDLPDLVLSLGSCGSPTLEHAAVYQASSVSYRDMDASALGFEKGKTPLLDLPAVMALPCPIPGVPTASLSTGGNVVSGAAYDAIDADMVDMETFALLRACQTFGLPLVALRGVSDGRAELKALEDWTSTLHHVDENLATALDRLIAVLEADGLAALAIAVSDRQDPAHSTPSPESLA; from the coding sequence GTGAGCGGGGCCTGGCGCATGGAGCGATACGGCGACGTGTCGGTCCTCTGCGTCATGGCGGCCCCGGCGGAGTACGGTGTCCATCTGAAGGCGCGCATCCAGCCGCTGATGACCGGTATCGGTCCGGTCGAGGGCGCAATCGCCCTGACCGCCGAACTGGCGCGGCTGGAGGCGAGGGGAGACCTGCCCGATCTGGTGCTGTCGCTGGGCTCGTGCGGCTCGCCGACGCTGGAGCATGCGGCGGTCTATCAGGCGTCGTCGGTTTCTTATCGAGACATGGACGCCAGCGCGCTCGGCTTCGAGAAGGGCAAGACGCCCTTGCTGGACCTCCCCGCCGTGATGGCCTTGCCGTGCCCGATCCCGGGCGTGCCGACGGCGAGCCTGTCCACCGGCGGGAATGTCGTCTCCGGGGCGGCCTATGACGCCATCGACGCCGATATGGTGGACATGGAGACCTTCGCCCTGTTGCGCGCCTGCCAGACCTTCGGCCTGCCTCTGGTCGCCTTGCGCGGGGTGTCGGATGGACGCGCCGAACTTAAGGCGCTGGAGGACTGGACCTCCACCCTGCACCACGTGGACGAGAACCTGGCGACGGCGCTGGATCGTCTGATCGCCGTGCTGGAGGCCGACGGCCTCGCCGCCCTTGCTATTGCGGTTTCAGACCGCCAAGACCCCGCCCATTCCACGCCCTCCCCGGAATCGCTCGCATGA
- the guaA gene encoding glutamine-hydrolyzing GMP synthase, which yields MTQPTHQKVLIVDFGSQVTQLIARRLREASVYCEIHPYAKAEAAMAAMKPAAIILSGGPESVHEEGSPRAPQGVFEAGVPVLGICYGEMTMCEQLGGKVEGGHTREFGRAAITVEKTSPLLAGLAPVGEEEEVWMSHGDKIVAIPEGFDVVASSSGSPYAVIADETRRFYGVQFHPEVMHTPRGHQMLKNFTHGIAGLKGDWTMAAYRDEKIAQIREQVGDARVICGLSGGVDSSVAAVLIHEAIGDQLTCVFVDTGLLRKDEAKQVTTLFREHYNIPLIHVDASKEFLGALAGQSDPETKRKTIGRVFIEIFDRESARIEGAEFLAQGTLYPDVIESVSSSSGKAHVIKSHHNVGGLPDYMKLKLVEPLRELFKDEVRALGRELGLSDAFVGRHPFPGPGLAIRIPGEITPDAVATLQQADAIYLEEIRNAGLYDDIWQAFAVLLPVKTVGVMGDARTYEKVLALRAVSSTDGMTADFYPFPWDVLGKTATRIINEVRGVNRVVYDVTSKPPGTIEWE from the coding sequence ATGACCCAGCCGACCCACCAGAAAGTTCTCATTGTCGACTTCGGCAGTCAGGTGACCCAGCTGATCGCGCGTCGCCTGCGCGAGGCGAGCGTCTATTGCGAGATCCATCCCTACGCCAAGGCCGAGGCGGCGATGGCGGCCATGAAGCCGGCGGCGATCATCCTGTCTGGCGGGCCCGAGAGCGTGCACGAGGAAGGCAGCCCGCGCGCGCCGCAGGGCGTGTTCGAGGCGGGCGTGCCGGTGCTGGGCATCTGCTACGGCGAGATGACCATGTGCGAGCAATTGGGCGGCAAGGTCGAGGGCGGCCACACCCGCGAGTTCGGACGTGCGGCGATCACCGTCGAGAAGACCTCGCCCCTGCTGGCCGGTCTGGCTCCGGTGGGCGAGGAGGAGGAAGTCTGGATGAGCCATGGCGACAAGATCGTCGCCATCCCCGAAGGCTTTGACGTCGTCGCCTCATCGTCGGGCTCGCCCTATGCGGTGATCGCCGACGAGACGCGCCGCTTCTACGGCGTGCAGTTCCACCCGGAGGTGATGCACACCCCGCGCGGCCACCAGATGCTGAAGAACTTCACCCACGGCATCGCCGGGCTGAAGGGCGACTGGACCATGGCGGCCTATCGCGACGAAAAGATCGCCCAGATCCGCGAACAGGTCGGCGACGCCAGGGTGATCTGCGGCCTGTCGGGCGGCGTGGATTCCTCGGTCGCCGCCGTGCTGATCCACGAAGCCATCGGCGACCAGTTGACCTGCGTGTTCGTGGACACCGGCCTGCTGCGCAAGGACGAGGCCAAGCAGGTCACGACCCTGTTCCGCGAGCATTACAACATTCCGCTGATCCACGTTGATGCGTCGAAGGAATTCCTCGGCGCGCTGGCCGGTCAGTCGGACCCCGAGACCAAGCGCAAGACCATCGGCCGGGTGTTCATCGAAATCTTTGATCGCGAGTCCGCCAGGATCGAGGGCGCCGAGTTCCTGGCGCAGGGCACCCTGTATCCGGACGTGATCGAGAGCGTCTCGTCGTCCAGCGGCAAGGCCCACGTCATCAAGAGCCACCACAATGTCGGCGGCCTGCCGGACTATATGAAGCTGAAGCTGGTCGAGCCGCTGCGGGAACTGTTCAAGGACGAGGTCCGCGCGCTGGGCCGCGAGTTGGGCCTGAGCGACGCCTTCGTGGGCCGTCACCCGTTCCCCGGACCAGGGCTGGCCATCCGCATCCCCGGCGAGATCACCCCGGACGCCGTCGCCACCCTGCAACAGGCCGACGCCATCTATCTGGAAGAAATCCGCAACGCGGGTCTTTACGACGACATCTGGCAGGCCTTCGCCGTGCTGCTGCCGGTCAAGACGGTTGGCGTGATGGGCGACGCGCGCACCTACGAGAAGGTGCTGGCCCTGCGCGCTGTCTCTTCGACCGACGGGATGACCGCCGACTTCTACCCGTTCCCCTGGGATGTGCTGGGCAAGACCGCCACGCGCATCATCAACGAGGTCCGCGGCGTGAACCGCGTCGTCTACGACGTAACCTCCAAGCCGCCGGGGACGATCGAGTGGGAGTGA